From the genome of Paraburkholderia largidicola:
CGCACTGGCGTATGTCGCCGCTTCGCATAGCGATCTCGCGCACCGGCATCCTGACGAAGCGAAGCGTGCGGAGCATCAGGCGATCTATGAATATCTGGTGCCGATCGTGAAGGGCTGGAGCACGGAGCTATCCGTGGATGTAACGAGCCTCGGCGTGCAGGTGCATGGCGGTATGGGCTTCATCGAAGAGACGGGTGCGGCACAGTACTATCGCGACGCTCGCATCCTGCCGATCTACGAAGGTACGACGGCCATTCAGGCGAACGATCTGGTCGGCCGCAAGACGGTGCGTGACGGCGGCGCAGTGGCAAAAGCCCTGCTTGCCCAGATCGCGCAGACAGTCGAAGCACTGAAACAGCACAAGGGCGCAGCGTTCCAGTCAATGCAAAAACATCTGTCACTTGGACATGATGCGTTGCAGTCGACCGTCGCGTTCGTCGTCGCGAATACGAAGAGCGATCCGAACGCGGTATTCGCCGGCAGCGTGTCGTATCTGAAGCTCGCGGGCATCGTGCTGGGCGGCTGGCAGATGGCGCGCGCGATGCTGGCGGCGCAACAGAAACACGCGCAGGACCCGTCGTTCTACGGCGCGAAAATCGCGACCGCGCAGTTCTTCGCGGAACATCTGCTGCCGCAGGCGGTGGCGCTGGAAGCGTCGATTACCAGCGCGAAGGGCGGCGAGGGCGTGCTCGCATTGTCGGAAGATCAGTTCTGACGACGTCGAAGGCAGAAAAAACAACGGCGCCGCGAAGGCGCCGTTGTTGCATCAGGTGGAACCGAATCAGGCGTAAGCCGGACGAGTCTGCCCCGTCGTCTCGCCGAGATAGCGATGCACCGACAGATCGCCCGACTGGATCGCCGGACGCTTGCCCGAGATCAGATCGGCGAGCAGCTGGCCCGAGCCGCACGACATCGTCCAGCCGAGCGTGCCGTGTCCCGTGTTCAGGAACAGGTTCGGCACGGGTGTGCGGCCGACGATCGGCGTGCCGTCCGGCGTCATCGGACGCAGGCCCGTCCAGAACGTCGCTTTCGACGTATCGCCGCCGCCCGGGAACAGATCGTTGACACACATCTCGAGCGTCTCGCGGCGCGCCTGCTTCAGCTTCTTGTCGAAGCCCACGATCTCCGCCATCCCGCCGACGCGAATCCGGTCGTCGAAACGCGTGATCGCGATCTTGTACGTCTCGTCGAGCACCGTCGATACGGGCGCCGACCCGGCATCGACGATCGGCGCCGTGATCGAGTAGCCCTTGAGCGGATACACCGGAATCTTGACGATGTCCGACAGGAACTTCGTCGAATACGAGCCCAGCGCGACGACGAAGCTTTCCGCGCGCACCATCTCGCTGCCGCACTTCACGCCAGCGATGCGATCGCCTTCCATCGCGAGCGCGTCGATCGGGGTGTTGTAGCGGAACTTGACGCCCAGTTGCCCGGCGAGCGCGGCGAGGCGCGTCGTGAACAGCTGGCAATCGCCTGTTTCGTCGCCCGGCAGGCGCAGACCGCCCGTCAGCTTGTGCGACGTCGCGGCGAGCGCGGGTTCGGCACGCGCGAGGTCGTTCGGCATCAGCAGTTCGTACGGCACGTTCGCGTCTTCGAGCACGGCGATGTCCTTCGCTGCGCCATCGAGTTGCTGTTGCGTGCGGAACAGCTGCAGCGTGCCGCCCGTGCGGCCTTCGTACTGGATGCCCGTCTCGGCGCGCAATGCCTGGAGGCAATCACGGCTGTATTCGGCGAGACGCACCATGCGGCCCTTGTTGACGGCGTAGCGCGCGGACGTGCAGTTCTGCAGCATCTGCCACATCCATTGCAACTGGAATTGCGTGCCGTCGAGCCGGATGGCGAGCGGCGCATGCTTCTGGAACATCCATTTGACGGCCTTCAGCGGCACGCCCGGCGCCGCCCACGGCGCGGCATAGCCCGGTGAAATCTGGCCGGCGTTGGCAAAGCTCGTTTCGAGCGCAGGACCTGCTTCGCGATCGATCACGGTGACTTCATGACCGGCGCGCGCAAGATAATAGGCGGTCGTTACCCCAACGACGCCACTGCCCAGAACGACGACTCGCATAGCTGCTCCATAAAGGTCGGAAGGCCGCGGCGTGATGGAAAACCTCGTTTCTTCGTGCTTTTGTTCGATTGACGAGGTGATATGCCGAATGCCTAGTGTTAACCGCTATACTATTTGCGTCGTGGTAGGTTTTGTTATTGTATTTTTCAGATTTTCAGTAAAAACCATGCGTACACAGCGTCAGCCGATTCGAGCGCTCGACAAACTCGATCACAAGATCCTGAGAATCCTCCAGCAGGACGGCCGGATCGCGATGAAGGAACTGGCCGAGCAGGTGGGTCTTTCGGTGACGCCGTGTATCGAGCGCGTCAAGCGCATGGAGCGCGACGGCGTCATTACGGGCTATCACGCACGCGTGAATCCGGCGGAGCTTGGCGCGGCGCTGCTGGTGTTCGTCGAGATCACGCTCGATCACAAGAGCGGCAACATGTTCGACCAGTTCCGGCGAGAAGTGCAGAAGATTCCCGAGGTGCTCGAATGCCATCTGGTGTCGGGCGACTTCGACTATCTGATCAAGGCGCGCATCGGCGAAATGGCGGACTACCGGAAGCTGCTTGGCGACATCCTGCTGCAACTGCCGGGCGCGGTGCAGTCGAAGAGCTATGTCGTGATGGAGGAAATCAAGGAAACGCTGAACATTGCCGTAGGCGAATGACGCTTACGGCGGGGCTCCCTGGCGGTTGACCCGGCCCCGAAAGTCACGCTCGACAAACGCGGTAAACACTGTATATTTGTACAGTATTCAGCGTTGCTTCGACGTGTGCCGTGACAGACTACGACCGAGACATTCCCGAATTTCCAATCGCGCCGCCCGCTCCGCGCAAGGGGCGGGGCGCGGTCACGAATCTGCAGGGCCGCTACGAAGTCGATCAGCGCGAGGCCGTCGACGATGGCTGGATCGCGCCGTCGGAAGAGGAAAGCGGGCGTCCCGCGTTGCGCACGCAGATATTCGAAGAACGCGCGAAAAGCATCCTCACGCATAACCAGTCGCCGGATATTCCGTTCAGCGTGTCGCTGAATCCTTATCGCGGCTGCGAGCATGGCTGTATCTATTGCTTCGCGCGGCCTACGCACAGCTATCTCGGCCTGTCGCCGGGGCTCGACTTCGAAAGCCGGATCTACGCCAAGGTCAATGCGCCGGAACTGCTCGTGCGCGAAATGGCGAAGAAATCGTACGTGCCGGAACCCATCGCGCTGGGCGTGAATACGGACGCATGGCAACCCGTCGAGCGGGACCTCCAGCTGACGCGACGCGTCATCCAGGTCATGAGCGAGCACAACCAGGCGTTCGCCGCGATCACCAAGAACTCCCTGATCGAGCGCGATATCGATCTGCTTGCGCCGATGGCCGAGAAAGGGCTGATGATGGCTGCCATCACCATTACGACACTCGACGCCGACATCGCCCGCACGCTGGAGCCGCGCGCCGCCACGCCCGCGCGGCGCCTCAGGACGATCCGGACGTTGACCGACGCAGGCATACCGGTGGGCGTGAGCATTGCGCCTGTTATCCCGTTCGTCACGGATCAGGACATGGAGCGCGTACTCGAGGCCTGCGCGGAAGCGGGCGCGACGAGCGCGAGCTATATCGTGTTGCGTCTTCCGTGGGAAGTGGCGCCGCTCTTCAAGGGTTGGCTGGAAGCGCATTTCCCCGACCGCGCCGAGCGCGTGATGAACCGCGTGCGCGATATGCGGGGCGGCAAGGACTACGACGCGTCGTTTTCGACGCGCATGAAAGGCGAAGGGCTATGGGCCGATCTGCTCAAGCAGCGCTTTGCGAACGCGGTGCGGCGGCTTGGTCTCAATGCGCGCAATCACGGCATTCTCGATATGTCGCATTTCAAGCGGGTCGAGTTGCCCAAGCCGGTTAAACCGGCCGCACCCGACACGCCTCAATTGAGTCTTTTCTGAGCGCGACCTTATTGCGAGATCGCTTTTGCGGCCTCGACTTGAGATTCGAAGTAGGTCTGGAACGATAGCGCGAGTCCCGTCATCAGTAGGAATGCGCCGATCAGCAGCGAAAAGATCACGACGAAGATGACGGTCCAGCCGGAACGGCTCTGCTGGCCGGTGTGCGCGTTGAACTGGGCGTCCCATTTCTCATCTGGGCGCAGACCGTAGACGATCGCCGCGAGAAAGGCGGCCAGCATCGACACGGCGCCGGGGAACGCGAGAATCCAGCCCATGATCGCGGCGCGCTCGGTCGCGGCTAGCAGCATGAAGCCAGGAATCCCGATGATCGTTCCAACGAGGTGCGCCCAGCCCCACACGTCGCGCAAACCGTACAGATAGAAGCGGTGTGCGCCGAGTGTGCCGAAGAAGAAAGCGAGCGCGGCGGTAAGGGTCTTGGAGCGAAAGCGCGAGTTATGCGTAGCGACGGTGGCCATGAACGTGAGCGACAGGGTGACGGACGGCTTCGGCGGCTGCGGATCCCGCGCACAGCCGAGCGCATTCTACGCTGCCCGCATCTCGCGCGGCACGTGTGCAGACTTATGCCGGCATTCCGTGGAGGCCCTGCACGAAGTGGATGTGACACAGAAACGGTGGCGCAGCGTGGCATCCGCGCGACGGTGTCGTGAGAGATAGGTAAAACGGTGTCAGCGAGCGCTTCATGCCGCTCCCATGCCGCCTGCACAGACCGAAAAAGCCCGGCATCGAGCCCCGGCTGCGGCGTCGCGGCTCAGTTTATCCCGCTAAGTGTTTGTTGTGCTTTCGGTTTCCGGCTATAATCGCGTGTTTCAGTAGTTTCGAACCCCGGTTTTCAAGGATTCTAGTATGGTCATCATCCGCTTGGCTCGTGGCGGCTCGAAGAAGCGCCCTTTCTACAACATCGTCGCAACCGATTCGCGTAACCGTCGTGACGGCCGCTTCATCGAGCGCGTTGGTTTCTACAACCCGGTCGCTACGAAGGGCGAATCGCTGCGTATCGCTCAAGACCGTCTGACGTACTGGCAAGGCGTTGGCGCACAACTGTCGCCGACCGTGCAGCGTCTGGTGAAGGAAGCGCAAAAGGCGCAACCGGCTGCTTAAGTGCAGTTTTACGGTACATCGTCGGCTCGTGCGGCAGTCGTTCTGCGCGAGTCTGGGGTGTGCAGGTTTGACGTATGCAGGCTTGAGGTTCGCTGATGTCGGAGCGTGATTCGGGTAGTTCAGGTCGCGCAAAGGCGAAAACGGAGTCTGGCGCGCGAGCGTCGTTTGGCGCGTTTGTCCGCAAGCCGGTCGAACGGCCCGCGACGAATGTTGCAAAGGCTGACGCCGCGCAGGGAATGCAGGCTGAATCGGCGGAAAGCTGGCCCGACGACGCTGTCGAAGTCGGCGCAATCGTCGATGCATACGGTCTCAAAGGGTGGGTGAAGGTGGCCGCGCACGCGGACGCCGGTCAGGGCGGCGACGCCTTGCTCAGCGCCAAACGCTGGTGGCTCGAAAAAGGCCGCGAGCGCAAGTCGGCGCCCCGCCTGCAGTCGAAGGTTCATGGCGACAGTATCGTTGCGCAGCTGGGCGGCATTGCCGACCGGGATGCCGCGTTCGCGATGCGTGGTCATCGCGTCTACGTGCGCCGCAGCGATTTCCCTGCGCTGGGAACCGACGAATTTTACTGGGTCGACCTGCTGGGCCTCGATGTGGTCAACGAGGCCGGCGTCGAACTCGGCAAAGTGGCAGATCTGATCGACAACGGTGCGCAGTCGGTGTTGCGCATCGAATATCCGGCTACCGGCAAAGACGGCAAGCCGGTTACCGGCGAGCGCTTGATCCCGTTCGTCGGCGTCTTCATCAAAACGGTAGATCAGGCGGCGAAGAAGATCGTCGTCGACTGGGAAGCCGATTACTAAAACGTTCGCTTCACGGAGAGAGCGATGCAGTTCGATATCGTTACGCTCTTTCCTGAGATGTTTCGCGCGCTGACCGACTGGGGTATTACGAGCCGCGCCGCGAAGCAGGAGCGATACGGGTTGCGCACGTGGAATCCGCGTGATTTCACAACCGACAACTACCGCACAATCGACGATCGTCCGTACGGCGGCGGCCCCGGCATGGTAATGCTGGCCAAACCGCTGGAAGATGCGATCGGCGCCGCGAAAGCAGCGCAGGCGGAGCAGGGCGTTGGCGGCGCGCGCGTCGTGATGATGTCGCCGCAAGGCGCCACGCTCAATCACGACAAGGTCATGCGCCTTGCCGCTGAGCCTGGTCTGATTTTGCTGTGCGGCCGCTATGAAGCGATCGATCAACGTCTGATCGACCGCGTAGTCGACGAAGAAGTCAGCCTCGGCGACTTCGTGCTGTCGGGTGGCGAGTTGCCGGCCATGGCGTTGATCGACGCCGTCGTGCGTCATCTGCCGGGTGTGCTGAACGACGCGCAATCGGCAGTGCAGGACAGTTTCGTCGACGGTTTGCTGGATTGCCCGCACTACACACGTCCCGAGGAATACGACGGCGTGCGCGTGCCCGATGTGCTGCTCGGCGGCCATCATGCGGAAATCCAGTTGTGGCGGCGGCGCGAAGCGTTACGTAATACGCTGGTCAAACGGCCCGATCTGATCGTTCAGGCCAGAAAGAACAAGTTGTTGAGCCGTGCCGACGAGGCGTGGCTCGCAAATCTCGCCAAGGAAGCATCGAAGCATTGAGCTTCGTGCGACGAAGCGGGATCAAGGCGGAGCCGTCCATGCGTGGCCGGTTCCAGATGTGAACCCATCCTCTATCGGGGCCGTAGCCGAACGCGCGCAGCGCGAGGCAGGTACGAACGCCGACAAGATGGCACCAGGAGTCAGTCATGAATCTGATTGCAAAACTTGAGCAGGAAGAAATCGAGCGCGCGCTCGCAGGCAAAACCATCCCCGAATTCGCTCCCGGCGATACGGTGATCGTCAGCGTCAACGTGGTTGAAGGTAACCGCAAGCGCGTTCAGGCTTACGAAGGCGTCGTGATCGCGAAGCGCAATCGTGGCCTCAACTCGTCGTTCATCGTCCGCAAGATTTCGTCGGGCGAAGGCGTCGAGCGTACGTTCCAGACGTACTCGCCGCTGCTGGCAAGCATCGTCGTGAAGCGTCGTGGCGATGTGCGTCGTGCAAAGCTGTACTATCTGCGCGAACGTTCGGGCAAGTCGGCTCGAATCAAAGAAAAGCTGGTGTCGAAAGACCGCGCTGCAGCTGCTCAAGAGTAAAAGCTGTAAGAAAAAGCACCCTCCGCGGGTGCTTTTTTGTTTGCCAGGTCAAAATAGCGGTGTGTCCCACCAGCGCTCGTTTCGAGACTTCCATTGACCGCGCCTTCCCGTCCCTCTCGTCCCGTCTTTGATCCCGAAAGCTTGCCCGTCGAACCGGCTGATGTCGATCTGCCCGCTGTCGCGCCCGCGCGTCTGACGCCGGACGGCCTGCGCGCTCGCTTCGAGCAAAACGTGCCATGGGAGCAGGAGACGCGCGAAGTACGGTGGCGCGAAACGGGCGATCCGCGTGTCGCCGCGGTGCTGGTCGCGCTCGTCGTGCGCGACGGCGGACTGACCGTGCTGCTCACGCAGCGCACCGCGCATCTGAACGATCACGCGGGGCAGGTCAGCTTTCCCGGCGGCCGTCACGAACCTCACGACGCCACCACGACGGCAACGGCCTTGCGCGAAGCGCAGGAAGAGGTCGGCCTCGATCCGTCGCGCGTCGAAGTGCTCGGTACCTTGCCCGAGTATCTGACGGGCACGGGGTTTCGCGTGACGCCCGTCGTCGGTCTCGTGCATCCGCCGTTCACAGTTCAGGCGGACACGTTCGAGGTAGCGGAGATTTTCGAAGTCCCACTCAGCTTTTTGATGGACCCGAAGAATCACGAGGTGCGCGTGCTGAGTTGGGAAGGCGGCGAGCGTCGTTTTTTTGCAATGCCCTATCCACGCGGCGAAGTCGGCGGCGATTACTTCATCTGGGGTGCAACGGCGGGCATGTTGCGCAATTTCTATCGCTTCCTCGCGGCATGATGCGTAGCAGCGCGATCGGCACGCGGTCTCGCTGTATTACGTTTGTATTGCAGCCGCTCAGCCTCATCCGACCCTGTGCTATCGTTATGACCAATTCCGCTCATCGGACCGGATCGGCCGGCAAGAGCCGCCCGGAAAGAACTCGAATAGCACGGCGTCTCGCATGACTTTTTTCTCCGTATTGCTGGCCCTCATCATCGAACAGGTGCGCGCGCTGTCGCCGAACAATCCGGTGTCGGCACTCCTTCAATACCATGCGGAATCGACGGCGCACGGCTTCGACGCAGGCAAGGAGAAGCACGGCATCCTCGCGTGGCTGGTCGTCGTGCTGCCGTGGACGCTCGTCACCGGCCTGATCTATTTCGTCCTGTACGAGATTCACTTCGCGCTCGCGTTCCTGTGGAACGTCGCGGTGCTGTACTTCACGCTCGGCTTTCGCCAGTTCAGCCATTACTTCACGGACATCCATCTGTCGTTGAACAACGACGACGTGCCGCGCGCGCGTGAAATCCTCAATGAATGGACGGGTATCGATACCGTCGATATGCCCGTCAGCGAGATCGTCCGTCACACGTTGATTCATGCTGTCGTCGCGTCGCATCGGCATGTGTTCGGCGTGTTCTTCTGGTTCCTGATTCCCGTCGGGCCGGCGGGCGCGGTGCTGTATCGTACGGCCGAGTATCTGGCGCGCACCTGGTCGAAGCCTGTCGACGACCGGACGGCGGCGTTCTCCACTTTCGCGCAACGCGCGTTCTTCGTGATCGACTGGATTCCGTCGCGTTTGACGTCGATGGGCTTTGCGATCGTCGGCAACTTCGAAGACGCGATTTACGCCTGGCGCAATCACGCGCGCCAATGGCCCGACCCGAACGATGGCGTGCTGCTCGCCGCGGGCAGCGGCGCGTTGGGCGCGCGTCTCGCAGGACCGCTTGCCGAGGTATCGAGCCTCGACGCACTGGCAACGGGCGACGGCGGACCGATGCCCGTCGGCGACGACTGCACGCCGCGCACCCTGCAATCTGCGGTGGGGCTCGTATGGCGGGCCGTTATCCTGTGGATGATCCTGCTGCTGATGCTGACGATCGCCGTCTGGCTCGCCTGACAGCCGCGCTGCCCGCTAAAGAGCGATTCAGCCGTCCAGCGGATCGCGCGCCGTTCCGCAATTCCAGCACACGGTGAACTGCGCTTCGAGCACTTCACCGCAGTGCGCGCAACGCCAGCCGGGCGCACCGACGGCCGGCCCGCTGCGCGCCGCATCGATCAACTTCCTCGCCAACGCTTCGTCGCGCTCATCCATGAGCCACAACTCCGGCGCGCACTGATCAGCCGGAATCTCGCCGATCGCACCGCTCAGATAGCGGTTATGCAATTCGCACGCGATACCCGCGGCTGCCAGCACGTTGATCCAATGCTGCCCAATCACGACGTTGGGCGCGCGCATGAGCTTCATCATGATTGCCTGTCAGCGGACGATCTGGCTCGCCTCATGTACGAGCTGCGCATAAAGCGCATGCCTTTCCTTCGCGATACGGCCATCGGCGACCGCTTCGAGAATCGCGCAGCCGGGCTCATGCAGATGATGACAGTTGTAGAACCGGCAGTTCGGCAACAGCGGCCTGAACTCGGGAAACGCGCGTTCGAGCATGCCTTCCGTCAGATGATGCAGGCCGAATTCCTGAAAGCCCGGTGAATCGATCAGCGCGCCTTCGCCCGTAGGAAGGGGGTAGAGGCGCGTGAACGTCGTCGTGTGACGGCCGCTGTTGAGCGCCGTCGAGATTTCGCGCGTCGCCACTTCGGCATCGGGAATCAGCAGATTGACGAGCGTCGACTTGCCCATGCCCGACTGACCGAGCAGCAGCGTCGAATGGCCGCTCAGATGCGCTTCGAGCGTCTCGCGCGCGGCCTCCGGCTGCGCCTTGATCGACACTTCGAGCACCGTGTAGCCGAGCCCGCGATACAGGTCGAGGCGCTTGCGCGCGAGCGGCAGCGCGGCTTCGACGTCGATCTTGTTCAGCACGATCAGCGGCTTCAGCTCGTTCTCTTCCGCGGAGACGAGCGCGCGCCCGAGCAGGTCTTCGCTGAAATGCGGCTCGGTGGCGAGCACGATCAGCAACTGATCGAGATTCGCGGCGAACAGCTTCGACTTGTACTGATCCGAGCGATACAGCAGATTGCGCCGTTCGCCGATTTCGACGATGACGCCCTGATCGGCGGATGTCGGCTCGTACAGCACCTGATCGCCGACGGCGATCTCGCTGCGCTTGCCGCGCGGGAAGCATTGCAGGATCGCGCCGCCGTCCTCTGGCGCGACGATGTAGTGACGTCCATGCGCGGCGATCACGAGACCGCGCACGCGCTCCTGCGCGCGGTCGCTGACGGCGGCGGCGCGCAGCGCTTTCGGGGAGCGGCCGCTCATGCGTGACGCAGCAGGCGGTCGATCCGCTGCGAGGCAGGCGGATGCGAGTAGTAGAACGCGGTGTAAAGCGGGTCGGGGGTGAGCGTCGACGCGTTGTCCTCATACAGCTTGACGAGCGCGTTGACGAGATCCTTCGCGTCAGCCTGCGTCGCGGCGAAAGCGTCTGCTTCGAACTCATGCTTGCGCGAGCTGAGGCTGCCGAGCGGCGTCACGAAGAACAGGAACACGGGGACGGCGAGGAAGAACAGCACGAGCGCGAGGCCGTCGTTGCTGCCCGTCATCGACGGACGTACGCCGAGACCTTCGAAGAACCACGTACGCTGCGTGAGCCAGCCGAGCAGCGCGAGCATCGCGAGGCTGATCAGGAACGTGACGACCATCCGCTTGATCACATGGCGACGCTTGAAGTGACCGAGCTCGTGCGCCAACACCGCTTCGATCTCGCTGCCCGACAGGCGCGAGAGCAGCGTGTCGAAGAACACGATGCGCTTGGACGAGCCGAAGCCCGTGAAATACGCGTTGCCGTGCGCGGAGCGGCGGCTGCCGTCCATCACGAACAGGCCCTTGGCTGCGAAGCCGCAGCGCTTCATCAGCGCATCGATGCGCTGCACCAGCGCTTCGTCTTTCAGCGGCTCGAACTTGTTGAACATCGGCGCGATGAAGCTCGGATAGAGGATCAGCACCAGCATCTGGAACACGACCCACACGACCCACGTCCACCACCACCAGTACGTGCCCGCCTGATTCATCAGCCACAGCACGACGAACAGCAGCGGCAGACCGAACGCAGCGCCGAGCAGCACGCCCTTGATGCGGTCGGCGAAAAAGATGCGTTTCGTCATGCGGTTGAAGCCGAAGCGCTGCTCGATGCCGAACTGGCGGTAGTAGTCGAACGGCAGGTCGATTGCGCTCGTGATCGCGATCACGGCCGCCACCAGAAGGATCTGGCCGACGTAGCCATAGCCCACCCAGTCGCCGATGGCGAGATCGAGCGCCTGCACGCCGCCCAGCAGCGTGAGCGCGATCAGCACGGCGGCGCTGACGACGATCTCGATCATCGTGAGCCGCGTGCGCTCGACCGTATAGTCGGCGGCTCGCTGGTGCGCGGACAGGGCGATCGTGCCGGCGAACTGCTGAGGCACGCTTTCACGGTGCGCCGCAACGAAGCGGATCTGGCGCGACGCGAGCCAGAGCTTCGTGCCGACCATCGCCAGCACGGCGATCACGAACAGAACGGTGAAGTAGAGAGGAGGCATCCGGGGAATCCGTAGGTTCTATGCGAG
Proteins encoded in this window:
- the rplS gene encoding 50S ribosomal protein L19; this translates as MNLIAKLEQEEIERALAGKTIPEFAPGDTVIVSVNVVEGNRKRVQAYEGVVIAKRNRGLNSSFIVRKISSGEGVERTFQTYSPLLASIVVKRRGDVRRAKLYYLRERSGKSARIKEKLVSKDRAAAAQE
- a CDS encoding M48 family metallopeptidase, which gives rise to MPPLYFTVLFVIAVLAMVGTKLWLASRQIRFVAAHRESVPQQFAGTIALSAHQRAADYTVERTRLTMIEIVVSAAVLIALTLLGGVQALDLAIGDWVGYGYVGQILLVAAVIAITSAIDLPFDYYRQFGIEQRFGFNRMTKRIFFADRIKGVLLGAAFGLPLLFVVLWLMNQAGTYWWWWTWVVWVVFQMLVLILYPSFIAPMFNKFEPLKDEALVQRIDALMKRCGFAAKGLFVMDGSRRSAHGNAYFTGFGSSKRIVFFDTLLSRLSGSEIEAVLAHELGHFKRRHVIKRMVVTFLISLAMLALLGWLTQRTWFFEGLGVRPSMTGSNDGLALVLFFLAVPVFLFFVTPLGSLSSRKHEFEADAFAATQADAKDLVNALVKLYEDNASTLTPDPLYTAFYYSHPPASQRIDRLLRHA
- the rpsP gene encoding 30S ribosomal protein S16, with translation MVIIRLARGGSKKRPFYNIVATDSRNRRDGRFIERVGFYNPVATKGESLRIAQDRLTYWQGVGAQLSPTVQRLVKEAQKAQPAA
- the rimM gene encoding ribosome maturation factor RimM (Essential for efficient processing of 16S rRNA), which encodes MSERDSGSSGRAKAKTESGARASFGAFVRKPVERPATNVAKADAAQGMQAESAESWPDDAVEVGAIVDAYGLKGWVKVAAHADAGQGGDALLSAKRWWLEKGRERKSAPRLQSKVHGDSIVAQLGGIADRDAAFAMRGHRVYVRRSDFPALGTDEFYWVDLLGLDVVNEAGVELGKVADLIDNGAQSVLRIEYPATGKDGKPVTGERLIPFVGVFIKTVDQAAKKIVVDWEADY
- a CDS encoding D-amino acid dehydrogenase, with product MRVVVLGSGVVGVTTAYYLARAGHEVTVIDREAGPALETSFANAGQISPGYAAPWAAPGVPLKAVKWMFQKHAPLAIRLDGTQFQLQWMWQMLQNCTSARYAVNKGRMVRLAEYSRDCLQALRAETGIQYEGRTGGTLQLFRTQQQLDGAAKDIAVLEDANVPYELLMPNDLARAEPALAATSHKLTGGLRLPGDETGDCQLFTTRLAALAGQLGVKFRYNTPIDALAMEGDRIAGVKCGSEMVRAESFVVALGSYSTKFLSDIVKIPVYPLKGYSITAPIVDAGSAPVSTVLDETYKIAITRFDDRIRVGGMAEIVGFDKKLKQARRETLEMCVNDLFPGGGDTSKATFWTGLRPMTPDGTPIVGRTPVPNLFLNTGHGTLGWTMSCGSGQLLADLISGKRPAIQSGDLSVHRYLGETTGQTRPAYA
- a CDS encoding PA0069 family radical SAM protein, with amino-acid sequence MTDYDRDIPEFPIAPPAPRKGRGAVTNLQGRYEVDQREAVDDGWIAPSEEESGRPALRTQIFEERAKSILTHNQSPDIPFSVSLNPYRGCEHGCIYCFARPTHSYLGLSPGLDFESRIYAKVNAPELLVREMAKKSYVPEPIALGVNTDAWQPVERDLQLTRRVIQVMSEHNQAFAAITKNSLIERDIDLLAPMAEKGLMMAAITITTLDADIARTLEPRAATPARRLRTIRTLTDAGIPVGVSIAPVIPFVTDQDMERVLEACAEAGATSASYIVLRLPWEVAPLFKGWLEAHFPDRAERVMNRVRDMRGGKDYDASFSTRMKGEGLWADLLKQRFANAVRRLGLNARNHGILDMSHFKRVELPKPVKPAAPDTPQLSLF
- the rsgA gene encoding ribosome small subunit-dependent GTPase A gives rise to the protein MSGRSPKALRAAAVSDRAQERVRGLVIAAHGRHYIVAPEDGGAILQCFPRGKRSEIAVGDQVLYEPTSADQGVIVEIGERRNLLYRSDQYKSKLFAANLDQLLIVLATEPHFSEDLLGRALVSAEENELKPLIVLNKIDVEAALPLARKRLDLYRGLGYTVLEVSIKAQPEAARETLEAHLSGHSTLLLGQSGMGKSTLVNLLIPDAEVATREISTALNSGRHTTTFTRLYPLPTGEGALIDSPGFQEFGLHHLTEGMLERAFPEFRPLLPNCRFYNCHHLHEPGCAILEAVADGRIAKERHALYAQLVHEASQIVR
- a CDS encoding CoA pyrophosphatase, producing the protein MTAPSRPSRPVFDPESLPVEPADVDLPAVAPARLTPDGLRARFEQNVPWEQETREVRWRETGDPRVAAVLVALVVRDGGLTVLLTQRTAHLNDHAGQVSFPGGRHEPHDATTTATALREAQEEVGLDPSRVEVLGTLPEYLTGTGFRVTPVVGLVHPPFTVQADTFEVAEIFEVPLSFLMDPKNHEVRVLSWEGGERRFFAMPYPRGEVGGDYFIWGATAGMLRNFYRFLAA
- a CDS encoding CobD/CbiB family protein, whose amino-acid sequence is MTFFSVLLALIIEQVRALSPNNPVSALLQYHAESTAHGFDAGKEKHGILAWLVVVLPWTLVTGLIYFVLYEIHFALAFLWNVAVLYFTLGFRQFSHYFTDIHLSLNNDDVPRAREILNEWTGIDTVDMPVSEIVRHTLIHAVVASHRHVFGVFFWFLIPVGPAGAVLYRTAEYLARTWSKPVDDRTAAFSTFAQRAFFVIDWIPSRLTSMGFAIVGNFEDAIYAWRNHARQWPDPNDGVLLAAGSGALGARLAGPLAEVSSLDALATGDGGPMPVGDDCTPRTLQSAVGLVWRAVILWMILLLMLTIAVWLA
- the trmD gene encoding tRNA (guanosine(37)-N1)-methyltransferase TrmD, with the translated sequence MQFDIVTLFPEMFRALTDWGITSRAAKQERYGLRTWNPRDFTTDNYRTIDDRPYGGGPGMVMLAKPLEDAIGAAKAAQAEQGVGGARVVMMSPQGATLNHDKVMRLAAEPGLILLCGRYEAIDQRLIDRVVDEEVSLGDFVLSGGELPAMALIDAVVRHLPGVLNDAQSAVQDSFVDGLLDCPHYTRPEEYDGVRVPDVLLGGHHAEIQLWRRREALRNTLVKRPDLIVQARKNKLLSRADEAWLANLAKEASKH
- a CDS encoding putative signal transducing protein codes for the protein MKLMRAPNVVIGQHWINVLAAAGIACELHNRYLSGAIGEIPADQCAPELWLMDERDEALARKLIDAARSGPAVGAPGWRCAHCGEVLEAQFTVCWNCGTARDPLDG
- a CDS encoding NINE protein, coding for MATVATHNSRFRSKTLTAALAFFFGTLGAHRFYLYGLRDVWGWAHLVGTIIGIPGFMLLAATERAAIMGWILAFPGAVSMLAAFLAAIVYGLRPDEKWDAQFNAHTGQQSRSGWTVIFVVIFSLLIGAFLLMTGLALSFQTYFESQVEAAKAISQ
- a CDS encoding Lrp/AsnC ligand binding domain-containing protein, which codes for MRTQRQPIRALDKLDHKILRILQQDGRIAMKELAEQVGLSVTPCIERVKRMERDGVITGYHARVNPAELGAALLVFVEITLDHKSGNMFDQFRREVQKIPEVLECHLVSGDFDYLIKARIGEMADYRKLLGDILLQLPGAVQSKSYVVMEEIKETLNIAVGE